One genomic segment of Kiritimatiella glycovorans includes these proteins:
- a CDS encoding IS3 family transposase (programmed frameshift) yields MKKPRRNHSAQFKARIAMEALRGIKTVAEIAAENNVHPTMVTRWKTELTEGAADLFERKNAPDLEKRGLEKNCERLERKVGQLVIEKEWMEKKCRVGDRSVRKALVDPSDAQLSLRRQCALLGVNRNRLTPPEPRATITDLRIMRMLDELHLRFPTFGTRGLRRLLKREQGLNVGRKRLRRLMRLAHISALRPRPRTSAPGKGHRIYPYLLRGVDVTRPNQVWCADITYIPMPRGYCYLVAVMDWYSRKVLGWELSTTMDTAFCLRAFRSAVATAGRAPEIMNTDQGSQFTSTDWIREMKQHEGLKISMDGTGRWVDNVFIERLWWSLKYEDVYLKSYETPRETGRGVGAWLERYNTERPHSSIGDRTPDEAYFGIEAESKWRAA; encoded by the exons ATGAAGAAGCCGAGACGAAATCACAGCGCGCAGTTCAAGGCGCGTATCGCGATGGAAGCGTTGCGCGGCATCAAGACCGTGGCGGAGATCGCGGCGGAAAACAACGTGCATCCGACCATGGTGACTCGATGGAAGACGGAGCTCACAGAGGGCGCAGCCGATCTCTTTGAGCGCAAGAACGCGCCGGACCTAGAAAAGCGCGGGCTGGAAAAGAACTGCGAGCGGCTGGAGCGAAAAGTAGGTCAGCTGGTGATTGAGAAGGAGTGGATGGAAAAAAAATGC CGAGTTGGGGATCGATCCGTGAGGAAGGCTCTGGTGGATCCTTCTGATGCTCAACTCTCGCTGCGGCGCCAATGTGCTCTGCTGGGCGTCAACCGGAACCGGTTGACGCCGCCGGAGCCCAGGGCGACGATCACGGACTTACGGATTATGAGGATGCTCGACGAACTTCATCTGCGTTTCCCGACGTTCGGGACGCGGGGGCTGCGCCGATTACTCAAGCGCGAACAGGGGCTGAACGTGGGGCGAAAGCGGCTTCGCCGGCTGATGAGGCTCGCGCATATCTCGGCTCTCCGCCCGCGGCCGCGGACCAGCGCACCGGGCAAGGGGCATCGCATCTATCCGTATTTGCTGCGTGGAGTGGATGTTACGCGGCCGAATCAGGTCTGGTGCGCCGATATCACCTATATCCCGATGCCGCGAGGGTATTGCTACCTGGTGGCCGTCATGGACTGGTACAGCCGGAAAGTGCTCGGGTGGGAACTGAGCACCACGATGGATACCGCGTTCTGCCTGCGGGCCTTTCGATCGGCGGTGGCCACGGCCGGACGGGCGCCGGAGATCATGAATACCGATCAGGGCTCGCAGTTCACGTCGACGGATTGGATCAGGGAGATGAAACAGCACGAGGGCTTAAAAATCAGCATGGATGGGACGGGCCGCTGGGTGGACAATGTGTTCATCGAGCGGCTGTGGTGGAGCCTGAAGTATGAGGATGTTTATCTGAAAAGCTATGAAACGCCCCGGGAAACCGGGCGCGGCGTGGGGGCGTGGCTGGAGCGCTACAATACCGAACGTCCGCATTCATCGATCGGGGATCGAACGCCCGATGAGGCGTACTTCGGAATCGAGGCGGAGTCGAAATGGAGAGCGGCATGA
- a CDS encoding LamG-like jellyroll fold domain-containing protein, translated as MMIVAGMNVSISGLWAEVVDYTIPSMDREPEKIAPAVVLEDAVFRLNCAGENAAATSPAIADASGVEMGVSLTEDATVRARARGGAGTALDLAEGSIRVAPSADVNREHETFSLYVRLRDPEGKWDYPILGSYGSDEKVSFFLHAVDGRKKPQENINSGGARLPSIAAMLFSEEDGVDYIDGHKSMIEFVIGLPRAPEYYLNRQTNAKKKAGVETDHLLEDARNGVMRVTFPVAWMGPKDWHDIVVRFTGPKLELFVDGVLVDVEYPIGKMRPSEAPFLIGAAAVGEEVVKGFDGQLSHLAVWDRSLSDDEILALCGGKSHVVQRAEEMLGPVRTERLQYFRPRGHNLKPGDCMPYYHDGTWHLLYLVLRGNMARKWDSGHGGLELHHASSRDLVHWQHHPIMIPISEQWMRWVGTGDTAIHDGEIFFYNHLPSWDPDRKFGGLQCFRSDDGITFTKHDQSPYPEVPGWPGAPDIYEYPDGRYCMTYDADLLRGKPLPTLRDKTLVAWVTLADLDQRGGGLVTVEHEGQFDSLVFGEVRSRRWMAGSDRLLRTARDQAGWPEEAVNPHELVQMAAVYRGNQVVLYRNGRPYAQHEVNEPAAFSRYAISIGTRVSDGPANSYFRGSIEDARVYASALSREQIAALKPNEPSAETPLAWWDFEQENPTDRVGTFASSFLAGDARVADGRLHLSGDESFLLASSDARQVRGLVSDDLMNWTPLDEPVAVIPSRFRLTCSQIFRWGDWHYMLAGNNVWQSREFTGPWQPADTFILDALKIPKAAPFRDGRMIAAGMMTHRGWGGDIVFRELLQEEDGTLGARFVPEMIPRTGEELPLVTASDSAGAIAGDTVTANGANGFHAIPLTGIPRDVRITFQAVPDENTTGFGVGLRSSPDNSRGLELRVEPARATVGLFAVDGNRENANAAEDQRHRLGKLDAALTIDIVCRRDIVDVEIGGRRTLIQRYWNPGSDRIYLFAEGGDVRFEGVRVRPLVE; from the coding sequence ATGATGATTGTGGCGGGGATGAATGTTAGCATTTCAGGGCTCTGGGCGGAGGTGGTGGACTACACGATCCCCTCGATGGATCGGGAGCCGGAGAAAATCGCGCCGGCTGTGGTTCTCGAAGACGCGGTCTTCCGCTTGAATTGTGCCGGGGAGAATGCAGCTGCCACATCCCCGGCCATCGCGGATGCGAGCGGTGTGGAGATGGGCGTCAGCCTGACGGAGGACGCGACGGTTCGGGCGCGCGCTCGTGGTGGTGCGGGGACGGCACTGGATCTGGCGGAGGGCTCAATCCGGGTGGCGCCATCGGCGGATGTCAATCGCGAGCATGAGACCTTCTCGCTTTACGTTCGCCTGCGCGATCCCGAAGGGAAATGGGACTATCCGATTCTCGGCAGCTACGGCAGCGACGAGAAGGTGAGTTTCTTTTTGCATGCGGTGGATGGCAGGAAGAAGCCACAGGAGAACATCAATTCGGGCGGAGCCCGGCTGCCGTCGATAGCGGCGATGTTGTTTTCCGAGGAAGACGGCGTCGATTATATCGACGGACACAAATCGATGATCGAGTTCGTGATCGGCCTGCCGCGCGCGCCGGAGTATTACCTCAATCGTCAGACGAACGCCAAGAAGAAGGCGGGCGTGGAGACGGATCACCTGCTCGAGGATGCCCGAAACGGCGTGATGCGGGTGACCTTTCCCGTGGCCTGGATGGGACCGAAGGACTGGCATGACATCGTGGTGCGTTTTACCGGTCCGAAGCTCGAGCTGTTTGTCGATGGCGTGCTCGTCGACGTAGAATATCCGATCGGCAAGATGCGGCCGAGCGAGGCTCCGTTCCTGATCGGCGCGGCGGCAGTCGGAGAGGAAGTCGTCAAAGGGTTCGACGGGCAGCTTTCGCACCTGGCGGTATGGGACCGCTCCCTCAGCGACGACGAGATCCTGGCGCTGTGTGGCGGCAAGTCACACGTCGTGCAGCGCGCGGAAGAGATGCTCGGCCCGGTGCGCACCGAGCGGCTGCAGTATTTCCGTCCCCGCGGCCACAATCTGAAGCCGGGCGATTGCATGCCCTACTATCACGATGGCACATGGCACCTGCTCTACCTGGTGCTGCGCGGCAACATGGCGCGCAAGTGGGACAGCGGTCACGGCGGCCTCGAGCTTCACCATGCCTCCAGCCGCGATCTGGTCCACTGGCAGCATCACCCCATCATGATTCCCATCAGCGAACAATGGATGAGGTGGGTCGGCACCGGCGACACTGCGATCCATGATGGCGAGATCTTCTTTTACAATCATCTGCCCAGCTGGGACCCCGACCGCAAGTTCGGCGGATTGCAGTGTTTCCGGAGCGACGACGGCATTACCTTCACCAAGCATGACCAAAGTCCTTATCCGGAAGTGCCGGGTTGGCCCGGGGCTCCCGATATTTACGAATACCCGGACGGACGCTATTGCATGACCTACGATGCCGACCTGCTCCGAGGGAAGCCCCTGCCGACGCTCCGTGACAAAACGCTGGTCGCCTGGGTCACCCTGGCTGATCTCGACCAGCGCGGCGGCGGTCTGGTCACCGTGGAACATGAGGGGCAGTTTGACAGTCTCGTCTTTGGCGAAGTGCGATCGCGGCGCTGGATGGCCGGCAGCGATCGGCTCCTGCGGACCGCCCGCGATCAGGCCGGGTGGCCGGAAGAGGCCGTGAACCCTCACGAGTTGGTCCAGATGGCCGCCGTGTATCGCGGCAACCAGGTGGTCCTCTATCGAAACGGCCGGCCCTACGCGCAACACGAGGTAAACGAGCCTGCCGCCTTTTCACGCTACGCCATCAGCATCGGCACGCGCGTGTCCGACGGCCCGGCAAACTCTTATTTCCGCGGCTCGATCGAGGACGCAAGGGTTTACGCAAGCGCGCTTTCCCGGGAGCAGATTGCGGCGTTAAAGCCGAACGAACCCTCCGCCGAGACGCCGCTGGCCTGGTGGGATTTCGAACAAGAAAATCCCACCGACCGGGTGGGGACGTTTGCATCTTCGTTTCTCGCGGGCGACGCCCGGGTGGCGGATGGCCGGCTGCACCTTTCCGGCGACGAGTCTTTCCTGCTCGCCTCAAGCGATGCCCGCCAGGTGCGCGGATTGGTTTCCGACGACCTCATGAACTGGACGCCGCTGGATGAACCGGTGGCGGTGATCCCGAGCCGCTTCCGCCTGACCTGTTCGCAGATTTTCCGCTGGGGCGACTGGCATTACATGCTCGCCGGGAACAACGTCTGGCAATCGCGGGAGTTCACCGGGCCATGGCAGCCCGCCGACACCTTTATCCTCGACGCGCTCAAGATTCCAAAAGCGGCCCCATTCCGCGACGGCAGAATGATCGCCGCCGGGATGATGACGCACCGCGGCTGGGGCGGCGACATCGTGTTCCGCGAACTGCTCCAGGAAGAGGACGGAACACTCGGCGCCCGTTTCGTGCCCGAGATGATTCCCCGCACCGGTGAGGAATTGCCGTTGGTGACGGCCTCGGATTCAGCCGGTGCGATTGCGGGGGATACGGTCACCGCAAACGGCGCGAACGGGTTTCACGCAATTCCGCTCACCGGCATTCCGAGGGACGTGCGCATCACCTTCCAGGCTGTGCCCGATGAGAATACGACCGGTTTCGGCGTCGGCCTGCGATCCAGCCCGGACAACTCGCGCGGTCTGGAACTGCGCGTCGAGCCCGCTCGCGCCACCGTCGGCCTGTTTGCCGTGGACGGAAACCGGGAAAACGCCAATGCCGCGGAGGACCAGCGTCACCGCCTCGGCAAGCTTGATGCGGCCCTGACCATCGACATCGTCTGCCGCCGCGACATCGTCGACGTCGAAATCGGCGGCCGCCGCACCTTGATCCAGCGTTACTGGAACCCCGGCAGTGACCGCATCTACCTGTTTGCCGAAGGCGGCGACGTCCGTTTTGAAGGCGTCAGGGTACGCCCGCTGGTTGAGTAG